The window CGCGAATGCGTCACAGTCTCCACCACGCTGCCGGATGAGTGGCAGCGCGAGGCGGCAGCCTGGGTCGTCTTCGGCTCGGATGAAACCATCGCGCACTTCCGCTCGCAGGCGCGGCCCGGCGTTCGTTTCGAGCCGCACGGGCATCTCTTCAGCTTCGGTCTCGTCGCATCGCCCACACCCGGAGCAGCCGATGCCGCCGCCCGGGACATCTCGCTTTTCAACCAGAAGGGCTGCCTTTCCCCGCATGACATTTATGTGCGAGGCGATGCAGCCGCCTTTGCGGCCGAACTGGCCGGCGCCATGGCCGATTTTGCCGCGGCGGAGCGACCGTTGCCCGTCACCGTGGCCGAGGCGGCGGAGATACACAATGTGCGGGCGAATTACCGATTCCGCTCCGCCAGTGACACTCGTGTGAAGCTTTATGAAAGCGAGGGTTCGCTCGACTGGACGGTGATCTATGAGAACGACCCGTGGTTTGCGAGTTCCTGCCTGAACCGTGTCGTCTATGTGAAGCCCTGGCCGGAAAGCGATGCCGCCACTGCCCTCGGCCCGGTGCTCGGGTGGCTCGGTGCAGTGGGCATCTGGCCGGCCCTTCCGGAAGTCGCGGAACTCGTCGCTCCGCTCGCCCCATCGCGCATCTGCCCGCTCGGTCGCATGCAGCTGCCACCCTGGTCCTGGCACCAGGAAGGCCGACAAAATCTCGCCGGACTCGTGCGATGGGTTGATTTTGAAGCCGATATCGGGTAAAAGGCCGCCATCTTCTCCTGTGGCTAAAGACGATTCGATTAACGCAGATGGGGTTGTGGTGGACGTTCTACCGGGAACGATGTTCCGGGTAAAACTTCCCAATGGCCATGTCGTCCTCGCCCACATTTCTGGCAAGATGCGGAAAAACTTCATTCGCATCGTCCCGGGCGACCGCGTGAGTCTCGAAATCTCCCCCTACGACCTGACGAAGGCTCGCATTACGTTTCGCGAGTCCGATTATTCCCCGAATTCCCCCAACCGCCGCCGCTAAGCGGCCCGTAT of the Terrimicrobium sacchariphilum genome contains:
- a CDS encoding acyl-CoA reductase, with protein sequence MNTASRAEALARAASHFPILGPCSADDLLDVVRLELGHAEILDGFRPYGANFARAYCLSPLLHIVSGNTPHAALQSLIRGLLLGAENRIKLPSEGLPEVGEFLSLLPAGLRECVTVSTTLPDEWQREAAAWVVFGSDETIAHFRSQARPGVRFEPHGHLFSFGLVASPTPGAADAAARDISLFNQKGCLSPHDIYVRGDAAAFAAELAGAMADFAAAERPLPVTVAEAAEIHNVRANYRFRSASDTRVKLYESEGSLDWTVIYENDPWFASSCLNRVVYVKPWPESDAATALGPVLGWLGAVGIWPALPEVAELVAPLAPSRICPLGRMQLPPWSWHQEGRQNLAGLVRWVDFEADIG
- the infA gene encoding translation initiation factor IF-1, whose translation is MAKDDSINADGVVVDVLPGTMFRVKLPNGHVVLAHISGKMRKNFIRIVPGDRVSLEISPYDLTKARITFRESDYSPNSPNRRR